One Nitrospina watsonii DNA segment encodes these proteins:
- a CDS encoding ethylbenzene dehydrogenase-related protein, whose translation MLLMTGLWGGCNPVATDFEACLQEGVCIEKIKVVRYSGTLPLSPASSFWAAEQGPARTVIELGPQLITNPQWPNPSIKQVTLSVARTDTEFAVRLEWEDATRDDGLDDSRLYTDQAAVMFPLQAGAMPPPITMGSEQEMVNIWQWKAARQVEFDALVKASSDPASIKSPVEDLNAEGFSTLTRQAQQDVMGQGMRTETGWQVVFKRALTTGDEMDRALDQPTALAIAIWDGGNRETNGQKGLAGWIVLEFA comes from the coding sequence ATGTTACTGATGACAGGACTGTGGGGAGGGTGCAATCCGGTCGCGACCGACTTTGAAGCCTGCCTGCAGGAGGGTGTGTGCATTGAGAAGATCAAGGTGGTGCGTTATTCCGGCACCCTGCCGTTGTCGCCCGCGTCCAGTTTCTGGGCGGCGGAGCAGGGACCGGCGCGCACGGTGATCGAACTCGGGCCGCAGTTGATCACCAATCCCCAGTGGCCGAATCCTTCCATCAAGCAAGTCACGCTCAGCGTGGCGCGCACCGATACGGAATTCGCCGTGCGGCTGGAATGGGAGGATGCGACGCGCGACGACGGACTCGACGATTCCCGTTTGTACACGGACCAGGCCGCGGTCATGTTTCCGCTCCAGGCCGGTGCGATGCCGCCTCCCATCACCATGGGCAGCGAGCAGGAGATGGTGAACATCTGGCAATGGAAGGCCGCACGCCAGGTGGAATTCGATGCGTTGGTGAAAGCGTCTTCGGACCCGGCATCGATCAAGTCGCCGGTGGAGGACCTCAATGCGGAAGGATTCAGCACGCTGACCCGCCAGGCGCAGCAGGATGTAATGGGGCAGGGCATGCGGACGGAGACCGGATGGCAGGTGGTGTTCAAACGCGCGTTGACAACGGGCGATGAAATGGACCGCGCGCTGGATCAACCGACCGCCCTCGCCATTGCCATCTGGGATGGCGGCAACCGCGAGACCAACGGGCAGAAAGGCCTTGCGGGCTGGATCGTTCTCGAATTTGCCTGA